The following are encoded together in the Micromonospora lupini genome:
- a CDS encoding FAD-binding oxidoreductase: MGAALGRVPQSLTGQIVTPGDRRYAQLRSTYTTTASPAAVLLPRTTAQVIDAIRYAREQRLPIAVRSGGHGFSGVSSNNGGIVIDLSMLNRVRVLDERAGLVRVEAGARLANVAQALAPYGLVVSSGDYGGVGVGGLATGGGVGWLVRAHGLTIDRVRAVEVVLADGTLVRADATHEPELFWLVRGAGAGAGVVVAFEIEAAEQRNVGVAQLVVEAHPDGRTVREWASCLAQAPRELSAAAVLFAEGRSTLMSVTAVVAAESLRRVRPVVEPLLAIGRVLEHRSDLLPYPTLVPTAHLHPNVGQQRGTTTNGLFTELDPGVARAVMRATTGPGRAVVQLRSVGGAVNDVAADATAYPHRHQSTLVIASTFPPQGGAALDTAWRAVGARADGEYVNFESRPDPAAFARIYPGETGARVRRLWKRYDPDGVFRSPLLNGQADRSGQSNRSEQSTRSGQSAGSGRSGHSARSGQRSGQPHRRRR, from the coding sequence GTGGGCGCCGCCTTGGGCCGGGTGCCTCAGTCGCTGACCGGGCAGATCGTCACGCCCGGCGACCGTCGGTACGCGCAACTGCGCTCGACGTACACGACCACCGCCTCGCCGGCCGCCGTCCTGCTGCCCAGGACCACCGCTCAGGTGATCGACGCCATCCGGTACGCGCGGGAGCAGCGACTGCCGATCGCCGTCCGCAGCGGCGGGCACGGCTTCTCCGGGGTCTCCTCCAACAACGGCGGGATCGTCATCGACCTGTCGATGCTCAACCGGGTGCGGGTGCTCGACGAACGGGCCGGACTGGTCCGGGTCGAGGCCGGCGCGCGCCTGGCGAACGTCGCGCAGGCGCTGGCCCCGTACGGCCTGGTGGTCAGCTCGGGCGATTACGGCGGTGTCGGCGTCGGCGGGCTGGCGACCGGCGGCGGCGTCGGCTGGCTGGTACGCGCCCACGGCCTCACCATCGACCGCGTCCGCGCGGTGGAGGTCGTGCTCGCCGACGGGACGCTCGTACGCGCCGACGCCACCCACGAACCGGAGCTGTTCTGGCTGGTCCGGGGGGCCGGCGCGGGGGCCGGCGTCGTGGTGGCGTTCGAGATCGAGGCCGCCGAGCAGCGCAACGTCGGCGTGGCGCAGTTGGTCGTCGAGGCGCACCCGGACGGTCGTACCGTCCGCGAGTGGGCGAGCTGTCTGGCGCAGGCACCCCGGGAGCTGTCCGCCGCCGCCGTGCTGTTCGCCGAGGGCCGCTCGACGCTCATGTCCGTCACCGCCGTGGTGGCCGCGGAGAGCCTGCGCCGCGTCCGGCCCGTCGTGGAGCCGCTGCTGGCCATCGGCAGGGTGCTCGAACACCGCAGTGACCTGCTGCCGTACCCGACGCTGGTGCCGACCGCGCACCTGCACCCGAACGTCGGGCAGCAACGGGGTACGACCACCAACGGGCTGTTCACCGAGCTGGACCCGGGCGTCGCCCGAGCGGTCATGCGGGCTACCACAGGTCCGGGCCGCGCGGTGGTCCAACTGCGCTCGGTCGGCGGGGCGGTCAACGACGTCGCCGCCGACGCGACGGCCTACCCGCACCGGCACCAGAGCACCCTGGTCATCGCCTCGACGTTCCCACCGCAGGGCGGCGCGGCGTTGGACACCGCCTGGCGGGCCGTCGGCGCGCGCGCCGACGGCGAGTACGTCAACTTCGAGAGCCGACCGGACCCGGCCGCGTTCGCCCGGATCTACCCGGGCGAGACCGGCGCCCGGGTGCGCCGGCTGTGGAAGCGGTACGACCCGGACGGCGTGTTCCGCTCGCCCCTGCTCAACGGCCAGGCCGATCGATCGGG